One window from the genome of Planktothrix serta PCC 8927 encodes:
- a CDS encoding GAF domain-containing protein — translation MXAAIINKIRQSLQLDTIFTTTTQEVCHLLKADRVVIYRFNPDWSGEFLVESKTEGWKSLIEEQKHDPKFAENISECSIKYLADISITDSYLQETQGGEFSRGEVFRVCNDIYKANFSACYIQALERYEAQAYAIIAIYQGKKLWGLLAVYQNQEPRQWEKSEINFLIQIGGQLGVAIQQAELLAQTEQQKRNLETILDAELRRQAESLVEEAERERALAQVIDKIRRTLDINTIFQTATSELRQLLNADRVAVFKFDPHSHWNLGEFVSENVLSPFCSVLETKIEDHCFGERFAQNHLIDYVLDLSDIHQAGLTDCYMQLLDRFQIKANLVVALLKGDELWGLLCIHQCSTPRQWQKKEIEFVQKIAVQLGVALQQAELLTQAQKRSEEQAKVAEQERALARVIDRIRQTLDIDTIFSATTQEVRQILQCDRVVVYRLISDRRGEFIFESKPSCGIPLEQAEHKNLWLDTHLQYPQMGQDHNHETLIIDDIFNNSLSPSHLQVLQEFQIRAYILVPVFVGEILWGSLGAYQHTNIRDWELREVSLLTQVANQLGVAIQQAKLLAQIQEAKETADAANHAKSEFLANMSHELRTPLNAILGFTQILAKNSGLSSVQQEYLRIIERSGEHLLDLINDVLEMSKIEAGRLTLNQSSFDLYRLLNSLEEMLELKAETKGLNLIFERDQNVFQYIKTDESKLRQVLINLLGNAIKFTEVGCVVLRVKQEVLSATEGQHQEPLDILPERVQITFEVEDTGPGIAAEEIDLLFEAFGQTETGRKSKEGTGLGLPISQQFV, via the coding sequence TTGNTTGCTGCTATTATCAATAAAATTCGCCAATCCCTACAACTGGATACTATTTTTACCACAACAACCCAAGAAGTTTGTCACCTTTTAAAGGCAGATCGGGTTGTTATTTATCGATTTAATCCCGATTGGAGTGGAGAATTTTTAGTTGAATCAAAAACAGAGGGATGGAAATCTTTAATCGAAGAACAAAAACACGATCCTAAATTTGCAGAGAATATTAGTGAATGTAGTATCAAATATTTAGCCGATATCTCTATCACCGATAGCTATTTACAGGAAACCCAAGGAGGTGAATTTTCAAGGGGGGAAGTTTTTCGAGTTTGTAATGATATTTATAAAGCCAATTTTTCCGCCTGTTATATTCAAGCTTTAGAACGATATGAAGCCCAAGCGTATGCGATTATTGCGATTTATCAAGGGAAAAAATTATGGGGGTTATTAGCGGTCTATCAAAATCAAGAACCGCGACAGTGGGAAAAATCAGAAATTAATTTTTTAATTCAAATTGGGGGACAACTGGGAGTAGCCATTCAACAAGCAGAATTACTCGCTCAAACAGAACAACAAAAACGAAATTTAGAAACCATATTAGACGCAGAATTGCGACGTCAAGCAGAAAGTTTAGTTGAAGAAGCAGAACGAGAACGGGCTTTAGCCCAAGTGATTGATAAAATTCGCCGGACTTTAGATATTAATACGATTTTTCAAACCGCAACTTCTGAACTGCGTCAACTGTTGAATGCTGATCGAGTAGCGGTGTTTAAATTTGATCCCCATTCCCATTGGAATTTAGGAGAATTTGTCTCTGAAAACGTTTTATCTCCCTTTTGTTCTGTATTAGAAACAAAAATAGAAGATCACTGTTTTGGGGAAAGATTTGCTCAGAATCATCTAATAGATTATGTTTTGGATTTATCCGATATTCATCAGGCGGGATTAACAGATTGTTATATGCAACTGTTAGATCGATTTCAAATTAAAGCGAATTTAGTCGTTGCTTTACTTAAAGGAGATGAATTATGGGGCTTATTGTGTATTCATCAATGTTCAACACCCCGTCAATGGCAAAAAAAAGAAATTGAATTTGTTCAGAAAATTGCCGTACAGTTAGGGGTGGCATTACAACAAGCAGAACTCTTAACCCAAGCTCAAAAACGTTCAGAAGAACAGGCAAAAGTTGCTGAACAGGAACGAGCTTTAGCACGAGTCATTGATCGCATTCGCCAAACCTTAGATATTGATACGATTTTTAGTGCCACAACCCAGGAAGTTAGACAAATTCTACAATGCGATCGCGTAGTTGTCTATCGTTTGATCTCAGATCGTCGTGGAGAATTTATCTTTGAATCTAAGCCTTCCTGTGGAATTCCTTTAGAACAAGCCGAACATAAAAATTTATGGTTAGATACCCATTTACAATACCCCCAAATGGGTCAAGATCACAACCACGAAACCTTAATTATTGATGATATTTTTAACAACTCTTTATCGCCATCTCATCTCCAGGTTTTACAAGAATTTCAGATCCGTGCCTATATTTTAGTTCCGGTGTTTGTGGGAGAAATTTTATGGGGATCATTAGGAGCTTATCAACATACTAATATCCGGGATTGGGAATTAAGAGAAGTGAGTTTATTAACTCAAGTTGCCAATCAGTTAGGGGTGGCAATTCAACAAGCTAAACTATTAGCTCAAATTCAGGAAGCCAAAGAAACCGCAGATGCTGCCAACCATGCTAAAAGTGAATTTTTAGCGAATATGAGCCATGAATTAAGAACACCTTTGAATGCAATTTTAGGCTTTACTCAAATTTTAGCTAAAAATTCGGGATTGAGTTCTGTACAACAGGAATACCTCAGAATTATTGAACGCAGTGGAGAACATTTACTTGATTTAATTAATGATGTTTTAGAAATGTCTAAAATTGAAGCCGGACGACTGACATTAAATCAAAGCAGTTTTGATCTCTATCGGTTATTAAATAGCTTAGAAGAAATGCTAGAATTAAAAGCAGAAACTAAAGGATTAAACTTGATCTTTGAACGAGATCAAAATGTGTTTCAATATATTAAAACTGATGAAAGTAAACTCCGTCAAGTCTTAATTAATTTACTCGGAAATGCGATTAAATTTACCGAGGTTGGCTGTGTTGTTCTTCGAGTTAAACAAGAAGTCCTGAGCGCCACTGAGGGGCAACATCAAGAACCCTTAGATATTCTCCCAGAACGAGTTCAAATTACTTTTGAAGTTGAAGATACTGGCCCTGGTATTGCCGCAGAAGAAATTGATTTATTATTTGAAGCCTTTGGACAAACAGAAACAGGTCGAAAATCCAAAGAAGGCACCGGATTAGGGTTACCCATCAGTCAACAATTTGTATAA
- a CDS encoding RRXRR domain-containing protein — translation MSNYVFVIDPNKQPQNPIHPAQARLLLNQGQAAVYRRYPFTIILKESKPEPEIQQITLKIDPGSKNTGIALVQGNKVIWGAELTHRGQTIKMSXLLFRSSSLSRIWQF, via the coding sequence ATGTCTAATTACGTCTTTGTAATTGATCCGAATAAACAGCCTCAAAACCCAATACATCCCGCCCAAGCTCGATTGTTATTGAATCAAGGTCAAGCTGCTGTTTATCGTCGTTATCCATTTACTATTATTTTAAAGGAGTCAAAACCCGAACCAGAAATACAACAAATAACCCTCAAAATTGATCCCGGTTCAAAAAACACTGGAATTGCATTAGTTCAGGGAAATAAAGTAATTTGGGGTGCAGAATTAACCCATCGGGGTCAAACAATTAAAATGTCTTTNCTTTTATTTAGGTCGAGTTCTTTGTCGCGCATCTGGCAGTTTTGA
- a CDS encoding SpoIID/LytB domain-containing protein → MVAPAQAELLLRVAIEDGASQVKVGSTTKALVRDGNGQALGELVAMGGGVAQAKSGKIALGNWQGSQLWIDPSNNGNVWIGNGWYRGRVLLVPRNGGLTAINYVDLEQYLYSVLGAEMDGGWPQEALKAQAVAARTYALYKRQRSNGIFDVGDDQNWQVYKGLVTESNGTQSAVNATRGQVLTYNGQAILAAFHSASGGHTENVEDVWNEPLPYLRGVPDFDQGTPVFEWTKTFSQADLSKRISGVGNVTTMTPQRTSAFGSILAMKVVGDKGARVMSGEDIASALGLRSTRFQVSRKSGTTSFQVTGRGFGHGVGLSQWGAYNLARGGYNYQQILGHYYRNTALAKIEVR, encoded by the coding sequence ATGGTCGCCCCCGCCCAAGCGGAATTATTATTACGGGTTGCCATCGAAGACGGTGCGAGTCAGGTTAAAGTTGGGAGTACCACTAAGGCGCTGGTTCGAGATGGCAATGGTCAAGCATTAGGGGAATTAGTGGCGATGGGGGGCGGTGTCGCCCAGGCGAAATCGGGAAAAATCGCCTTGGGAAACTGGCAAGGCTCCCAACTGTGGATTGATCCCAGTAATAATGGTAATGTTTGGATCGGCAATGGTTGGTATCGTGGGCGAGTGTTATTAGTGCCTCGGAATGGCGGTTTAACAGCGATTAATTATGTCGATTTAGAGCAATATCTCTACAGCGTTCTAGGGGCGGAAATGGATGGCGGATGGCCCCAGGAAGCCCTGAAAGCTCAGGCCGTTGCAGCGCGAACCTATGCCCTCTACAAGCGTCAACGCAGCAATGGAATTTTTGATGTCGGAGATGACCAAAATTGGCAAGTTTATAAAGGCTTAGTTACGGAGTCTAACGGAACCCAGTCGGCGGTGAATGCCACGCGGGGACAGGTTTTGACCTATAATGGTCAAGCGATTTTAGCGGCGTTTCATTCTGCATCAGGGGGACATACCGAAAACGTTGAGGATGTTTGGAATGAACCCTTACCTTATTTACGGGGAGTACCGGATTTTGACCAAGGAACCCCGGTATTTGAGTGGACAAAAACCTTCTCGCAGGCGGATTTAAGTAAGAGAATTTCGGGTGTAGGGAATGTTACAACGATGACCCCGCAACGGACTTCGGCTTTTGGTAGTATTCTAGCGATGAAAGTCGTGGGGGACAAAGGGGCGCGAGTTATGAGTGGGGAGGACATCGCCTCGGCGTTAGGACTTCGCAGCACTCGGTTTCAAGTTAGCCGCAAAAGTGGAACCACGAGTTTTCAAGTCACAGGTCGGGGTTTTGGTCACGGTGTTGGTTTAAGTCAATGGGGCGCCTATAATTTAGCTCGTGGTGGATACAATTACCAGCAAATTTTAGGCCATTATTATCGCAATACGGCTTTAGCAAAAATCGAAGTTCGTTAA
- a CDS encoding ribonuclease Z, whose product MQITFLGTSSGVPTRSRNVSSIALRLPQRAEIWLFDCGEGTQHQFLRSDLKVSQISRIFITHLHGDHIFGLTGLLASCGLAGNAKRIDIYGPSGLSEYLQACVRYSQTHFSYPVKVHTIEPGMIFEDEEYQVVCGYLKHRVTALGYRIIEKDKPGRFDIEKAQKLGIPPGPIYAQLKQGQTVTLPDGRTIRGTELCGVPQIGRKFVYCTDTVFCEGAVELAQDADVLVHEATFSHQDAEMAFQRLHSTSTMAAQVALAAGVKQLIMTHFSPRYAPGNTIILDDLLTEARAIFPNTNMAYDFLTHEIPRRS is encoded by the coding sequence ATGCAGATTACTTTTTTAGGGACAAGTTCTGGGGTTCCGACGCGATCGCGCAATGTTTCTAGTATAGCTCTACGTTTACCACAACGGGCTGAAATTTGGCTGTTTGATTGTGGGGAAGGGACGCAACATCAATTCCTGCGGAGTGATTTAAAAGTTAGTCAAATTAGTCGAATTTTTATTACCCATTTACACGGAGATCATATTTTTGGATTAACGGGATTATTAGCCAGTTGTGGGTTAGCGGGAAATGCCAAACGCATTGATATTTATGGGCCGTCAGGTTTATCAGAGTATTTACAAGCCTGTGTTCGCTATTCTCAAACCCATTTTTCTTATCCGGTTAAAGTGCATACTATTGAACCGGGAATGATATTTGAAGATGAAGAATATCAAGTGGTTTGTGGTTATTTAAAACATCGAGTCACAGCCTTGGGTTATCGAATTATTGAAAAGGATAAACCGGGACGATTTGATATCGAAAAAGCCCAAAAATTAGGCATTCCTCCAGGGCCGATTTATGCTCAATTAAAACAAGGACAAACTGTTACCCTTCCCGATGGTCGTACTATTCGCGGTACAGAACTTTGTGGAGTTCCCCAAATCGGTCGTAAATTCGTTTATTGTACAGATACAGTATTTTGTGAAGGGGCGGTAGAATTAGCCCAAGATGCGGATGTTTTAGTTCATGAAGCGACGTTTTCCCATCAAGATGCAGAAATGGCGTTTCAAAGATTACATTCTACCTCAACAATGGCGGCACAGGTCGCGTTAGCCGCCGGAGTTAAACAGTTAATCATGACCCATTTTAGCCCCCGTTATGCCCCCGGAAATACGATTATTTTAGACGATTTATTAACAGAAGCCAGAGCCATTTTTCCTAATACCAATATGGCCTATGATTTCCTCACCCATGAAATTCCCCGACGTTCCTAA
- a CDS encoding response regulator codes for MGGNITVNSILGTGTIVRFFIQISLADSDDIQPQSSKKSVIGLAPEQPPYRILIVEDAVENRQVLVTLLSTTGFEVREAINGQEAIELWSSWQPHLIWMDMRMPVMNGIEATRHIRENSTSENSPIIIALTANAFEEERTQVLQAGCDDFVSKPFQEHIIFEKMAEYLGLEYQYAESDKAGTLIANLPGISDPSNLTLDHLVLMPPAWIQEFHEAVLCTKEKRIFELIQQIPEPYSALAFTLKKLADEFEFDQILAVTETLIL; via the coding sequence ATGGGAGGAAATATTACCGTTAATAGTATATTAGGAACAGGAACAATTGTTAGATTTTTTATTCAGATAAGTTTAGCTGATAGTGACGATATTCAACCGCAATCTTCTAAAAAGTCAGTGATTGGTTTAGCACCAGAACAACCCCCTTATCGGATTTTAATTGTTGAAGATGCCGTTGAAAATCGTCAAGTTTTAGTAACCCTTTTATCTACAACTGGGTTTGAGGTTCGAGAAGCGATTAATGGTCAAGAAGCGATTGAATTGTGGTCAAGTTGGCAACCCCATTTAATTTGGATGGATATGCGAATGCCTGTGATGAATGGAATCGAAGCAACTCGCCACATTCGAGAAAATTCTACCTCAGAAAACTCCCCAATTATTATTGCATTAACCGCCAATGCGTTTGAAGAAGAACGCACCCAAGTTTTGCAAGCAGGATGTGATGATTTTGTCAGCAAACCCTTCCAAGAGCATATTATTTTTGAAAAGATGGCCGAGTATTTAGGATTAGAATATCAATATGCAGAATCCGACAAAGCCGGGACTTTAATCGCAAATTTGCCAGGAATTTCCGACCCTTCTAACTTAACATTAGACCATTTAGTATTAATGCCTCCCGCTTGGATTCAAGAATTTCATGAAGCGGTATTATGTACGAAAGAAAAGCGCATTTTTGAGTTAATTCAGCAAATTCCTGAACCCTATTCAGCCTTAGCTTTTACCCTCAAAAAATTAGCAGATGAATTTGAGTTTGATCAAATTTTAGCCGTCACAGAAACCCTAATTTTGTAG